Genomic segment of Fibrobacter sp. UWH6:
CGCAACGATGATCACTTCGCTATAATTTGCGAAGCTTACTTCGGTGCTGACGGTAATGGCGGGGTAGCTGCTTTCTGCATCTGGATTCTTGTTGATAGCCTCAATGAGAGCATCGCCAATGGCGTAATTGTTGGCTGCGAAATCTGCCTTTTCCACAGGAGAAATTTCCACCACGTCGGCAGAAATCATTCCTGTCAAGGTTTCTACGATAGCCTTGCTGTTCCCGGTGAAGGAGTAATAAGCGACAAGCATTTTTTCAGAGGCTGCAGAGTCAACGGCAGGTACGTCTGCTTCTGTAGAATCTGCGATGTTCCCGCTAGAAGAACTTGTGGCATTCTCGACTTCGCTGGAACTGCTTTCCGCAGTTTCTGTTGCAGAAGATTCCACGAAGCTCTCACTTGAACCCGCAACATCATCCTTTGCATTAGAGCTTGAGTCGTCGCCGCAGGCGTTCAGAAAGAACACCACCGTCGCACTCAACAAGAACAGCAATTTTTTCATGCCACCCTCAATTACGGAAGCTTGTTGTACACTTCGTCAACTACAGGTTCCAACCATTCGTTGCTGGCGTTTTCGCCAACGTGGGTGTGGTAAGTCAAGTGCTGGAACCAGGAATCCTTGGCAGCACCGTGCCAATGTTTTTTGCCTTCGGGAATGGCCACCACAGTACCCGGCGTCATTTCAAGAGGTTCCTTGCCTTCTTCCACATACCAGCCGCGGCCAGAAACGGCGATCAAGACCTGCACCTGGTTGTGATGCACGTGCCAGTTGTTGCGGCAGCCCGGTTCAAAAGTCACGTTGGTAGGGCCGCCATTTTCGGCGCTCATGGGAGCCAGATAGCTCTTGCCGATAAAGTACTTTGCGTAATTTACGTTAGGCACGCCGCGGGGCCACGGGGAATCTCCGCCGTACATGCCAGGAATCAACTTGGCGTCCTGCAAAGTCATGGTAATGCTTTCCACCTGCTGATCCGTAAGGCCAGCCTTCTTTGCGCCAGCCTTATGTGCTGCCAGCTGGGGGTGAACGCCGTCCATGCCGCTGAGGGCTGCAACAGTCACCAGTTCGCGTTCCGAAATGGTCAAGTTGTCGCGGGCGAAAATGTCGCCGAACAAATGTGCCTTCAGGTAGTAATCCGTTGCAGGAGCGAAAGTATTGTTCACCTTGCCGAACAACTTCGTCTGAACTTCGGTACCGGCCTTCAGGGAGTTGTAATTCTTGGGCAGGGGAGAAGCGTCCTTGCCTTCGGCGGTTTTCTTGCCGGCGGCCTTGCGTTCATCCAGAACCTTCTGCAAAGTTCCGAGGGCGTTCAGGGAGCGCGGGAAACCGGTGTAGGCATAAAGCTGGGAAAGGGCTTCCTTCACCTGGCTTACGGTGAGGCCGTCGTCCAGACCCTTGTCGATGGCCTTGCTGAGTTTTGCCAAGTCGCCCTTGGCTTCCAGGCAGGCGATAATGGCCATGTCCTGTTGCTGAACGGTAAGAACGTTTTTCATAATCTGTGCGTTTGTGGTGGTGGCGAATGCGGCAGAAATTGCGACCGCCGCGCCCATGGATTTTACGAAAGTTTTAAAGAATGCAGTTTTCATAGTTATGAATTTACCAAAAGACTAGTTTTAATTCACTACCCAAAACAAATGGATTTCTACCAAAAACGCAGATTTTATATATGAAAATCTGTAAAATTCTACCATTTTGTAACTTTTTATGCGGTAATTATAGTGCGTTCTTGTACAGAGCCTGTTTGAAACGTGAATAAAAAAGCGACGGTTATTCATTTCACGCTTTCTAAAAGTTGTTCCCTTGAGATTGCACTCAGTACAGAAAATGCGGTTAGCTTGCTGCCTAAATCGCGGATGCTTGCGCCTACATGGTAAATTGTATTATCGACAATGATGAACCTATCGTGGACATCACGCATGTTGCGAAGTTCAACGGTCGGGAACTGCCGATTCAGCCTGGCCGCTTCATCGTTCATGGTTCTATTAATGCGAGCCGAATACACGAAAACTTTAACACCTTCGGCCTTCTTTGCAACTAAAGAAAGAGTAACATCATCGGCATACGGATCGATAATGACGATTTCTTCTTTTGCGGAACGCACCAACTGCGCCGCAAATTCATACCCGCTCCACCAGGATTTTGCATTTAAGATTCCCTCACTCGGCGGCAAGTTCGCCTTGACAAAGAAATCGACCTGTTTTTCAAGGGACGAAAGCCTGGAATCATGATTTTCCAGCTTGTTTTCATGTGAAATCAACCGCTGATTTACGGAGCCGCCTTTAAGCAAATATTCCTTGAGAACCTGGTTTGCCCAGCGACGGAATTCTATACCTTTTAAGGTATTAACTCTAAAACCTACGGAAATAATCATGTCAAGATTGTATAAAGCAACTTTTCTGAGGACATTTCTATTGCCCTCCTTCTGAACTAGTTCCAAAATGGAACTAGTTGACTTTTCCTCTAGTTCATGACTCTCAAAAATATTCTTGATATGTTTCGTAATCGCTTGACGCTGAACATCAAATAATTCTGCCATCTGAGCCTGCGTAAGCCAAACGGTTTCATTCTCTACGCGAACTTCAATGTGAAATTCGCCGCCCTCCGGCTGATATACAATGATTTCGTTCTTTTCGCCATTATTGGCAGAAACTGCTTTATCCATTTTTCCTCCAGTCGCTACAGGCTTGAAAAAGCGACAGTTTAATCAGTGTTCTTTTGTTCACTACTAAATTTATACAAAAGTTTGGGCGGTGTCAAGGCGGGGCGCGAAAAAATTTCACTTTGCAAACTATAGGCGACAGGGGACTATGTTTTGGGCGTTGCCCTGGCAGGCCGGCCCTCTTGCGCTATCGACTCGCGATGCGAGTCGTTCGTTCAGCCTCGCGCGACCTGCGACTGCACAAGGCAACCGCCGCGCGAGTCCGACCCCATGCGGGCGGCGGGGCCTAACGCATTCATTTCACGCTTTCTAAAAGTTGTTCCTTTGCGATTGCACTCAGCACGGAAAATGCGGTTAGCTTGTTGCCCACATCGCAGGAGGCAAAGCCACATTGAGGGCTCAGCTTCAGACGTTCCAAAGGAATGTACTTGGTCGCTTCCTTAATGCGGGCGATAACCGTCGCCTTGTCTTCCAGCTTGGGGGACTTGGAAGTAATCAAGCCAAGAACCACAACCTTGTCGGCGCTTACCTTTGACAAGGGCTCAAAACCACCGGAGCGTTCGTCATCGTATTCCAGATAAAGCGTGTTCACATTTTCACGGGCGAAAACGTAATCCGCCACGGAATCGTAGGGGCCGCTGGTGAAATAGGTGGAGTGATAGTTGCCACGACAAATGTGGGTATTGATCTGCAAGTCCGCAGGTTTGCCTTCGATGGCCAGGTTGTTCACATGAAGCAGCTGATTTTTCACCACGTCAAGGCTCAAGCCCAGGGACTTATAGCGCTGTGCGGCGGCATCGCCAACGATTGCACCCCAGGTACAGTCATCGAACTGGATAGTTCTGCAGCCAGCGTCATAAAGCTGACGGATTACGCCGCGGTAGGCGTAGGCAATATCTTCAATCAGTTCATCGTTTGTGGCGTAGAACTTGCGGGTCGTTTCGATGTTCTGGGGAACGATAAGCTGCTGGAAAAGTTGAGCAGGAGCAGGAATGGTCTGCTTGGCTTCATGACCGTCACTTTCAAGAGACTTCACAAATTTGCGGGGCGCAGAAAACTGCCCACCACATCAAAATGGTGCGTATTTGACATCGTATTTTTCCTTTTCATGTTGTCGCAGGGCTAAAGGAGAGCACTAGGCGCAAAC
This window contains:
- a CDS encoding flavodoxin: MKKLLFLLSATVVFFLNACGDDSSSNAKDDVAGSSESFVESSATETAESSSSEVENATSSSSGNIADSTEADVPAVDSAASEKMLVAYYSFTGNSKAIVETLTGMISADVVEISPVEKADFAANNYAIGDALIEAINKNPDAESSYPAITVSTEVSFANYSEVIIVAPLWWSQMAAPMQTYLFKNSKELANKKVGLIVSSHSSGISGVEADARRLLPGNNFTASLSIKAADFSSRETKIADWLKKEF
- a CDS encoding carboxymuconolactone decarboxylase family protein; this encodes MKTAFFKTFVKSMGAAVAISAAFATTTNAQIMKNVLTVQQQDMAIIACLEAKGDLAKLSKAIDKGLDDGLTVSQVKEALSQLYAYTGFPRSLNALGTLQKVLDERKAAGKKTAEGKDASPLPKNYNSLKAGTEVQTKLFGKVNNTFAPATDYYLKAHLFGDIFARDNLTISERELVTVAALSGMDGVHPQLAAHKAGAKKAGLTDQQVESITMTLQDAKLIPGMYGGDSPWPRGVPNVNYAKYFIGKSYLAPMSAENGGPTNVTFEPGCRNNWHVHHNQVQVLIAVSGRGWYVEEGKEPLEMTPGTVVAIPEGKKHWHGAAKDSWFQHLTYHTHVGENASNEWLEPVVDEVYNKLP
- the rhuM gene encoding RhuM family protein, whose translation is MDKAVSANNGEKNEIIVYQPEGGEFHIEVRVENETVWLTQAQMAELFDVQRQAITKHIKNIFESHELEEKSTSSILELVQKEGNRNVLRKVALYNLDMIISVGFRVNTLKGIEFRRWANQVLKEYLLKGGSVNQRLISHENKLENHDSRLSSLEKQVDFFVKANLPPSEGILNAKSWWSGYEFAAQLVRSAKEEIVIIDPYADDVTLSLVAKKAEGVKVFVYSARINRTMNDEAARLNRQFPTVELRNMRDVHDRFIIVDNTIYHVGASIRDLGSKLTAFSVLSAISREQLLESVK